In Hevea brasiliensis isolate MT/VB/25A 57/8 chromosome 13, ASM3005281v1, whole genome shotgun sequence, a single genomic region encodes these proteins:
- the LOC131171905 gene encoding EPIDERMAL PATTERNING FACTOR-like protein 8 isoform X1, with translation MASLAYYPNGLGLGFAVTVVMLIFSLAFFPYSTSVGSAFFRGDEGVKQRKMVLGSRPPPCDNKCLSCKPCMAALVTPPHHKTASTPKGDESYYLLSWKCKCGDKYFQP, from the exons ATGGCTTCATTAGCTTACTACCCAAATGGGCTAGGATTAGGATTCGCAGTCACTGTAGTGATGCTCATCTTTTCCCTCGCATTCTTTCCTTATTCCACTTCag TAGGATCAGCATTTTTCAGAGGAGATGAAGGTGTGAAGCAAAGGAAAATGGTGTTGGGTTCAAGGCCTCCTCCGTGTGACAATAAATGCTTGAGTTGTAAACCCTGCATGGCTGCTCTTGTTACCCCTCCTCACCACAAAACGGCATCGACTCCTAAAGGAGATGAAAGTTATTATCTGCTATCGTGGAAGTGCAAATGTGGAGATAAGTACTTCCAACCTTGa
- the LOC131171905 gene encoding EPIDERMAL PATTERNING FACTOR-like protein 8 isoform X2 → MASLAYYPNGLGLGFAVTVVMLIFSLAFFPYSTSGSAFFRGDEGVKQRKMVLGSRPPPCDNKCLSCKPCMAALVTPPHHKTASTPKGDESYYLLSWKCKCGDKYFQP, encoded by the exons ATGGCTTCATTAGCTTACTACCCAAATGGGCTAGGATTAGGATTCGCAGTCACTGTAGTGATGCTCATCTTTTCCCTCGCATTCTTTCCTTATTCCACTTCag GATCAGCATTTTTCAGAGGAGATGAAGGTGTGAAGCAAAGGAAAATGGTGTTGGGTTCAAGGCCTCCTCCGTGTGACAATAAATGCTTGAGTTGTAAACCCTGCATGGCTGCTCTTGTTACCCCTCCTCACCACAAAACGGCATCGACTCCTAAAGGAGATGAAAGTTATTATCTGCTATCGTGGAAGTGCAAATGTGGAGATAAGTACTTCCAACCTTGa
- the LOC110651855 gene encoding CBL-interacting serine/threonine-protein kinase 24 isoform X2 yields the protein MKKVTRKVGKYEVGRTIGEGTFAKVKFAQNMETGESVAMKVMAKSTILKHKMVDQIKREISIMKIVRHPNIVMLHEVHQGRLSENEARRYFQQLIDAVAHCHSKGVYHRDLKPENLLLDSVGNLKVSDFGLSALPQKGVGLLHTTCGTPNYVAPEVLSHQGYDGAAADVWSCGVILYVLMAGYLPFDEADLPTLYKKINAAEYTCPFWFSPGAKALIDKILDPNPKTRIRIEGIKKNPWFEKKYVPVKYSEEREVNLDDVRAVFDDIEDQYVAEQSENSESGPLIMNAFEMITLSQGLNLSALFDRRQDYVKRQTRFVSRKPAKVIISTIEAVAESMSLKVHTRNYRTRLEGISANKVGHFAVVLEVFEVAPSLFMVDVRKASGDTLEYHKFYKNFCAKLESIIWKPTDGVNPSLLL from the exons ATGAAAAAGGTGACAAGGAAGGTGGGTAAGTATGAAGTCGGCCGGACCATTGGCGAAGGGACTTTCGCCAAGGTTAAATTTGCACAGAACATGGAGACAGGAGAGAGCGTAGCCATGAAAGTCATGGCCAAAAGCACCATTCTCAAGCACAAAATGGTTGATCAG ATTAAAAGGGAGATATCTATCATGAAGATTGTCAGACATCCTAACATAGTTATGCTGCACGAG GTTCACCAAGGAAGGCTTTCTGAAAATGAAGCAAGGCGGTATTTTCAACAGCTTATAGATGCAGTTGCTCATTGTCATAGTAAGGGTGTTTACCATAGAGACCTGAAG CCTGAAAACCTACTTCTTGATTCTGTTGGAAATTTGAAGGTTTCTGACTTTGGATTGAGTGCATTGCCCCAGAAA GGGGTTGGACTTCTTCATACCACATGTGGAACCCCAAATTATGTTGCCCCTGAG GTGCTTAGCCACCAGGGTTATGATGGCGCTGCTGCTGATGTATGGTCATGTGGAGTCATTCTCTATGTTCTGATGGCTGGATATCTTCCATTTGATGAGGCAGACCTACCGACCTTGTACAAAAAG ATAAATGCTGCAGAATATACTTGTCCATTTTGGTTTTCTCCGGGGGCAAAGGCATTGATAGACAAGATACTCGATCCCAATCCTAAAACT CGTATACGGATTGAAGGAATTAAAAAGAATCCATGGTTTGAAAAAAAATATGTGCCTGTCAAATATAGTGAAGAAAGGGAAGTGAATCTGGATGATGTTCGTGCAGTTTTTGATGACATTGAG GACCAATATGTGGCAGAACAGTCAGAAAATAGTGAGAGTGGTCCTCTAATAATGAATGCCTTTGAGATGATTACCCTGTCCCAAGGTTTGAATCTATCAGCATTATTTGACAGGCGACAG GATTATGTGAAGCGGCAAACTCGTTTTGTATCCCGCAAACCAGCAAAAGTTATAATATCAACAATTGAAGCTGTTGCAGAATCAATGAGTCTTAAGGTTCATACACGTAATTACAGG ACAAGACTAGAAGGAATCTCTGCAAATAAGGTTGGACATTTTGCAGTTGTCCTAGAG GTTTTTGAAGTTGCACCATCACTTTTCATGGTAGATGTCCGAAAGGCTTCTGGTGATACTCTTGAATATCACAAG TTCTACAAAAACTTCTGTGCTAAACTAGAAAGTATCATTTGGAAGCCAACAGATGGCGTGAATCCCAGTCTACTTCTCTGA
- the LOC110651855 gene encoding CBL-interacting serine/threonine-protein kinase 24 isoform X1 encodes MKKVTRKVGKYEVGRTIGEGTFAKVKFAQNMETGESVAMKVMAKSTILKHKMVDQIKREISIMKIVRHPNIVMLHEVLASRTKIYIILEFVTGGELFDKIVHQGRLSENEARRYFQQLIDAVAHCHSKGVYHRDLKPENLLLDSVGNLKVSDFGLSALPQKGVGLLHTTCGTPNYVAPEVLSHQGYDGAAADVWSCGVILYVLMAGYLPFDEADLPTLYKKINAAEYTCPFWFSPGAKALIDKILDPNPKTRIRIEGIKKNPWFEKKYVPVKYSEEREVNLDDVRAVFDDIEDQYVAEQSENSESGPLIMNAFEMITLSQGLNLSALFDRRQDYVKRQTRFVSRKPAKVIISTIEAVAESMSLKVHTRNYRTRLEGISANKVGHFAVVLEVFEVAPSLFMVDVRKASGDTLEYHKFYKNFCAKLESIIWKPTDGVNPSLLL; translated from the exons ATGAAAAAGGTGACAAGGAAGGTGGGTAAGTATGAAGTCGGCCGGACCATTGGCGAAGGGACTTTCGCCAAGGTTAAATTTGCACAGAACATGGAGACAGGAGAGAGCGTAGCCATGAAAGTCATGGCCAAAAGCACCATTCTCAAGCACAAAATGGTTGATCAG ATTAAAAGGGAGATATCTATCATGAAGATTGTCAGACATCCTAACATAGTTATGCTGCACGAG GTCTTGGCAAGCCGGACGAAGATATATATTATTCTTGAGTTTGTTACTGGAGGAGAACTATTTGATAAAATT GTTCACCAAGGAAGGCTTTCTGAAAATGAAGCAAGGCGGTATTTTCAACAGCTTATAGATGCAGTTGCTCATTGTCATAGTAAGGGTGTTTACCATAGAGACCTGAAG CCTGAAAACCTACTTCTTGATTCTGTTGGAAATTTGAAGGTTTCTGACTTTGGATTGAGTGCATTGCCCCAGAAA GGGGTTGGACTTCTTCATACCACATGTGGAACCCCAAATTATGTTGCCCCTGAG GTGCTTAGCCACCAGGGTTATGATGGCGCTGCTGCTGATGTATGGTCATGTGGAGTCATTCTCTATGTTCTGATGGCTGGATATCTTCCATTTGATGAGGCAGACCTACCGACCTTGTACAAAAAG ATAAATGCTGCAGAATATACTTGTCCATTTTGGTTTTCTCCGGGGGCAAAGGCATTGATAGACAAGATACTCGATCCCAATCCTAAAACT CGTATACGGATTGAAGGAATTAAAAAGAATCCATGGTTTGAAAAAAAATATGTGCCTGTCAAATATAGTGAAGAAAGGGAAGTGAATCTGGATGATGTTCGTGCAGTTTTTGATGACATTGAG GACCAATATGTGGCAGAACAGTCAGAAAATAGTGAGAGTGGTCCTCTAATAATGAATGCCTTTGAGATGATTACCCTGTCCCAAGGTTTGAATCTATCAGCATTATTTGACAGGCGACAG GATTATGTGAAGCGGCAAACTCGTTTTGTATCCCGCAAACCAGCAAAAGTTATAATATCAACAATTGAAGCTGTTGCAGAATCAATGAGTCTTAAGGTTCATACACGTAATTACAGG ACAAGACTAGAAGGAATCTCTGCAAATAAGGTTGGACATTTTGCAGTTGTCCTAGAG GTTTTTGAAGTTGCACCATCACTTTTCATGGTAGATGTCCGAAAGGCTTCTGGTGATACTCTTGAATATCACAAG TTCTACAAAAACTTCTGTGCTAAACTAGAAAGTATCATTTGGAAGCCAACAGATGGCGTGAATCCCAGTCTACTTCTCTGA